Below is a window of Nicotiana tabacum cultivar K326 chromosome 19, ASM71507v2, whole genome shotgun sequence DNA.
tttacttttgggactacgaggcggtacctcaggagagcCCCTGTTGTTTATCTCTTTCTGTCGTACGATTAttattgtgttgcacgaggtttctaccgtgctattattattattgatatatgCACATGTGACGTGACAAGACGGGCTATATATGTaggtttgcgcatgtggcaagacaaggtgggaatattactATGCACGTGCGGCGAgataaggcgggcatttactttattatagcacacgtggcgagacaaggtgggctatgttgAGAAATGATTTGTGGTGACTTGTGATGGACTGGTGgcattgttattattgttatttgtgtAGTAGTATGCCTACCCTGTGTGAGTTATACCGTGCACATTTcgtggtgatcgtttcttatgtgttattcattgtctctactcttacttgttgacttgaattgtggtagaacacttgcagAAGCATACACGTAaataaatcacccatatcgattaagaagatgaatcctgatattattgaccatttacatgtactcccatgtacttgccttctatgtgagagttatcctattggcacgtgagttttccgtgcagtCATGAGTCAGTattattgttggcacgtgagtggtccgtgcGGATATTAGATATTGTCATCTCTTGGCATGTGAGTCGTCTGTGTGGTTATGAATTTGTAATGTGGTCACAAGAGGCCAAAtgattagggttcaagaattgtGACCCATgaattgtgattatgaggtttggtacctcgtggaaagTCCTTAATAGATCTGGTGTAAAAGCGGTTAttcttgttgagttgttacttgttttcctttatttggtctCATTGGACTTAGACTATGTCCATCTTACTCTACAGTATTTCTATCTGTTTACTTCTTGTTGTTAACTGTTGTTTCTAGTAGGGGTGGatatcggtcggttcggttcggttttgtaGAATTTCGGTTCGGTTAATTCGGTTTACTGTTTGTGATTTTaataaccaaaaccaaaccatAATAACTTTGGTTCGATTTATTCATGTTCGGTTCGGTTTTCAGTTTCAAGCCATGGCAAAAATAGTATGAAACAACAAAAATAGATTACTTTTTGCAGCTGATGCAAGTGCTTCTACTGTCTTCAACCAactcatatatgtatatatatctttaaaaaaatatacataaaatacgGAACAAACATTTTTCGTTTATGTTGCTGTATCAAAGTTTAtgttgtggtgttgatgattgTACAATTGACATGGAAGAGAGAGCTAAGCTAATGCCATTGCTGATGAAATCCGCCATTGTTATGCTCGCTTCCGCATCTACCcaagatgatttttttttatctatttccCACTACCAAAGACCAACGAAGCAAGTAATAAATCAGCAAGTAcattaaaaattcataatttttttttaaagaaattgaaaCGAAATGAAGCAAAAATTACATGACAGAAGAGAGAAGCAGAAGCTTAGAGTAAGAAGAATGGCTACGAAAAACTATGCTTAGATAACTGAAACCCctcatcttctttccttttcctcTTACCAAATTGTTTAAGATTTAACACTTCCTCGGTATTTTCTAGCAAATCAGCTTAAAGCGTGAAGTGAGTAGTGAAAATAAGGAATGTGAAAAACGAGTAGAAAATTCGATTTTTCGGTTTAACCGAAAATCGAACCATTAAAATTGACCGTCGAACCAAACACCGAACTTTTTAAAACTATAAACCGCAAACCGACCGAATAAACCGAGAAACCGAAATcgaaaccgaataaaccgaaatttTCGGTTCGACTATTTTTTCGGTTCGGTCGGTATTATGCCTACCCCTAGTTTCTAGTGTTTCATTGCGAGTATTGTTTTGTAttctttaccatgcttagctttatattaacatTGTTTCCCCGTTAGTTCACCTtcatacttgttcaggttgtttagtacAGGAGGTATCgtactgtccctcgtcactactccaccgagattagtcttgatagttactgggtaccgctgtgggtactcatgctacactttctgcacatttttgtgcagatccaggtattgcgGAATTGGTTGATCAATAGCTAGATGTTCGGGTTTTAccgtggagactcaaggtaaacctgacGTCGCGtttgcaggcctcagagtcaccttctgatattgtacttgtattgttttatttctattccgaaacagttgtatttagggatTTTTTTATCAAACtcggtagagcttatgacttgcactatgttttgggattgttggcttGTATGAAAATTTCCATATCGAAATTCATTGTTGTTGGTTAAATTTTGCTATTAATTCCGTaagtgttagacttacctagtcttggagactagatgccgtcacgacatcctacagagggaaattgggatcgtgacaatgTCCTTTTCCTTCACTGCACATCAAATTTAGAAAAGACAATATTGAAATTACGAGACAAAAATAttcaaataaatatgattctttaaaaaaaaataaaaaattaacaagttCAGAAATTACCTACGAGCACGAGTAAAGAAGGAGGAAATGATACGTATTGATCAAAAGACTGTGCATCGTTTTAACTTCAGTGTGACACCCACGAGGCCCTTATATCCCTAAAGTGAAAATTTTGACATACGGACTTTTTCTGCGTAATTGCCCATCGGCTTACCTCTACTAGGTTGATATGGATAAATTCGGGAATTTGAATGCATTTTTATTTTCAACTATATGAAAATAACTTTAGTTGAATAAAATATCAAATTCGTAATTTTAGCTGAAATACTATAGAGTTttaataatctttttttttttcaaaactctaTAATTCAAATCTAAGTGCTATTGAGTTTTTATAATCAATTTTTGTCAAAAGTTTATATTTCAAATCCAAGAACAAATAGTTTTTTGaggtaaatatttttcaaaactaaatcaaAATACATACCATTATATATCGCAAATAAACTCAAAACCAATTCATTGAAGACCAAATTCCAGCGATCCACTTCCCCCGCAACACGAAAGAAAAGTAATATTGTAGTCCCTCCTTAATTTGTATGAGGTTTAAATTTCGAGagttaaataattttttctttgatCGCAATTTTTTATataccttttaaatattttaaattatttattatagtaaATTATAGTACTTTTTAGATAGTTCCCAAATATATAAattgtattttaaaaaatataaaggtCATATGATCAAAATcacaatcaaaattaaaaattttaccTCTCAAAATTTAAACTATGACATATATATTGTGGCATATGGAGTAATAAATAGtaaaaaattaaatctaacagATTGTGATTTATCTTTGATCCATactagttattattattattattactacttacatatttttttattacTATCTAATAAAGGAGAATAGCACACAAGAGGTCAACATGCCTGCTTGGCGTAACGGAGGGTATTTCAGTAATTTCGTGAAAACTAAGCAACATGATTGGCCGAAAAatatttatactataattgttACATAAAGTTTTCCATGCCTTTGACAAAACTACCCTCTGCGTATCTCATCAACCATCATCAACCATCAGCACATCCCTTGTATCactttttgaagttttatttTTGCTCCTGTTCTCATCCTTTACTATATAGTTGCCTGTACGTGTTTTGGTAAAGTTGGCACCGTTAATATCCCGAGTAGCAACAAAGGTGGTGTCAAAGAGAAACCTTGACAATTGTCTTTGATATCTTCTCCATGCACATATTTTctccataattttttttttcacggATCAATGTATTCTTAGTTTTATCTTTTGAAAGTTGCAGGAATACTCTACTCAAGGATTCAagcttttttcaaattttattttcaaattagaTATACAATCTATTTATTTATGCCTCTACTTTAAATAAATAGAGCATGAGGTATAATTTTAtgacaaattatatatatactgatATATACAGTTGAACTCACAATGAAAGACTAAATCAATTCACACAGAAAATAAAGGCAAAATCTATCTTTGCGTATCTAAATGGAAAAGACTCAATGTTTTAAAGGAGTTTAGAGTTGCAAGCTGatttccattgtttgaaatggtaatttatttttaaaaccaTGACTTTAACAATTCAATGTAAAGTTACGATCAGCCGTAATAGTTCAAAGacgaaattttttaattttaattttgaattaacATAGTTGATTTCATGAAACAACAATAATGGTTGCATACAATATTTGTTCTTGCATGCACAAACATCTGGGGTGAAAATTATTTACACTCCCAAACTTTGCGTTAAAAATCAACCCCCCTCAACTTTGAACAATAGCCATTCTCCCTCCTTTATCCTACGCAATACCTTTTTTGCCcttgaattttcaatttttgcctaTATTTAATACttttttattatataatatattttttatggttTTAGCTATAAATTAAATTATGTAATACCTATTATAATAAGgtataacataatttaaattaaagataaaaccataaaaatattatagaataaaaaagtatattatatagAGGAGGGAATTAAAAACTCAAGGGCAAAAAGGCATTGTATGGGATAAAGGAGGGAAAATGACTACTGTTCAAAGTTGAGGGGGGAGTTTGATTTTCAAAGCAAAGTTAGAAGGTGtaaatgattttcaaataatgGATTATCTAATATATAATCTTTTGTTAAAAAAAGATATTCATGCACATACTAGAAGTTACATTAGATTTCAAGAAAATTATAATAAGAAAAATTTTAAATACTACATTAAAAGAAAGGAATTTTGTTGTGCAtttgcaaataaaataaaataaaataaaagagaattatATTCCACAATGACCAAAAGTACTACAACCATGGATTACATCTGTAAATATGCTTAAGTAGAGAGAAAAAGAATTACaacaaaaagaaacaaattaaactgaaagtccaaaataccataaaaatgaGAATGCTTAAAAATGAGTCGTGCATCTTTTCAGCCATTGAATATTTCTAATATTGTATTATTTTGTGTAACAttgaattttttaaaatacttgATGATAACTCTCTAACCTTTTGTTATTTATATCGGCTAAAAAAATAAACCGTGATTCTAATAGGCTATTTATATGAAGATTTAGAAGAAAAAAACTCGATATGCAATATAGTGCTTGGCCATGGTCATCCTTTACTAGTTATACAGTAAAAGAAAATAGTTGGACCATCTTGAGATCCACAAATCAAGGATTCAAATCATGGTACAAAATATCTATAAATTACGTGGTAGAATCTTAAGTGAAATATTATTAGAATATCCCATTTGGGAAAGCCCTTTAATAACCACTTGGCAATAGAAAACCACATTACACATTTGAGCAATTGTACCCTGAAACATCGTGATCCCCACGTCTGAGAAATTGCAAGATTAATTAATGGTTTACTCCGTCTGGTACCTTTCTCCCCTTCCACGCACACGCACCAACGTTATAAGCAATCAAATAACGCGGGCTCATCGCCGAAGATACTGATCGTCACGTGTGTGCAGCGTGTCCTCAATCCTCATTACCAATTTACTACATCTGGGGGTGTCAAACGTTCGATTTGAccgattattttataaaatttgtatcatatcaaattttcagttattctattatgtataaccaaaataaaatttttcgaaaccgtctcaatcatgtcagtttctcttcggtatcggtacggttcgttAAAACTTtcgataatttttttaaatgacaTGTAAAAatcactagtagaagtagaattcAATAACATATGTACTTTTATAGGATTTAAAAAAATTCTGTAGATATTTTTACAGTTTAAAAGGTggtgaattaagaaaatatgaaagatggctagagtatagatccatcaactattctacatcaacgcaaaaaaaattaaacaaatacaaaaaaaatataaatcacacgagtggaaagatattaaccgaGATAGgattcaagaataaagtctatagaatatcaaaaattcaaaaagataaatctaaagcATACGAAAGGAaccatattcaatacattgtagtttgctactcataatcgctacaataccttgtgtcttgctagtgaatatactagaaataatttagtttcaataggagtagcataataggtttgggaattatgattttgagtttaactacttgttggcttgtaaatgcTTCATAATTCCAAAGcctaagaaaaaaattaatgctttattattttaaaacttaatatataaatatgatTTTCATAtcgtaaatttattcggtacggttcggtattttttcggtttattttcataaaataaaaaccaGCCCTAATTATAcggttataaatttatataaaaatctacggttttattaaaagaaacctaaaaatcgattCGGTACGGTACAATTCAGTCGGTTTAATCGGTTTATCAATATCCATTGACACCTCTACTACCGTCTCTCTAACAATCTCTAATAGGCTTGTTTGgccggtatacatagattatacactaattatacttatttatacacatattatatataaagtagatatatattatatatttactggctatttttagtttaagtaatTAAGTGGGCTTTGggttaatttttcaatttttttggccaacagtttttttttgtcaaagtgttttctttcttttaaaattaaggtgttggatcaagtttttagaaggaaaaaagtaTTTTGAGTAGAATCAGAaacagtttttgaaaaaaaattaatgttTTTCCAAAAATACTTTTGTGAAAAGCACTttaaaaaaatacacttagaaataaTTTTTAAGTATGTAAATTTGTATTATACTTATTTTTCATGTGACGTGATTGTTTCTGTCTAAATGGAACAACATTATTCTATAGTGCACGAGATTGGATAAGTTCAGTTAAacattttatctctttttttaattatttgaagaatgagtattttatattttatggacttctttttctttctattgACAACAGCTTGTTTTTATACAAAAAGGATTATTAACTAGAgtgatttatttaaagaaaaaccGATACTAATTCTCTCAAAACTAAGCAAAATCAAATTGTTTTCCTATTTAAATGCAACCATTGTCTCTAGAGACTAGAGATCAGTCGGTAAATCTTTTAGACCAAATTTTGATGGTTGTTATACATCTTTGCAACTGGAGAAAAAACGACACAAGtccctccaattttcttcgagaCGAATACAAACTATGGTTTAATTTTGTCTTAAAGattttgtatacggtcgaaatcgggcatgCCCGATTTCATAGGTATGAGGAGCTGCCTCGAGAGTAAGCTCGTAATAGACTAGGCTCGAGGTCAATGACAGAGTATGGAGCATGAAGATCGAAGTGCTCGCTGAAGATCGAGATCGAAcataataacggaatggcgagagATTAGCAACCGACCGAAGATCTCGGCGGAAATCCCGAACAAATCGAATCAAGCGGTTATTGACACCAATCATGAGATTTGTTTCCGTTATTaaaattgtaccttatttaggattcatctactatataaagagggacccCATTCATTTGTAAACAGGATTTTGACTGATAAAAATATACACAAACGCTGCTCTCTATTTCACTTACTATCCATTACTGTTAATCAttgtttattttttgttctttacTGTTCTTGTTACCcaacctcgagactatctcggATCGACGTCGAAAGTACGGCTACAACACTGGTTTGATTAATTTTACTATTCAGATTATCTATTcaattccttgtttatcaattggtattggattaaatcacgtatccttaaaatcactaaataagtttaattgttactcgaattttagggtaaacagattttttgctttattttttgcTATTTTATCGTTAAATAACAAGCTTACATTTAATATTAGATTGGAGTATCAGATAACAGTCTCGATCTCAGCAGGAAAGGAAGATGTTAGCCAAACTTTGAAATTAGatctaaaaaaatatttggtcTTGTCAATATTTCAACGCACTTTCTTGTCGTATCATTTTATATCGTTTTTAACTCCCATTTTATACTTTcatttaattgtacaaattattaacAATTTGCTCCTACAGTCCTATACTTAAAAGGCTATATAATGATAGTTTCAGATCTGTAATTAATAACAGCTCTAAATTTTGGTCATGAAACTTCATTTTtagttttccctttctttttgcAGATGTAATTAGTGTGTCAAGTAAAAAAGTTCGCTGATCACAAGGAGAATGTACATATACCAACACTATCCCTTATTCCCTTTTATCTTCTTGCTCACATTGAGAAGCACTCCGTGCCCAAAATAAAGCATCAACTCCAGTAGTTAACAACCAAACATCAAATGAAAACCAGATAAGAAAATAGAGTAGTAGTATACTAAGCTTTTACTATGCATGAGCACcttattttttacaaaaataactgCTTTTTCGACTTAAGCATATAATTTTTCCCAATAATAATGTAATCTTTATCGCTACATCACATGTCTACTAAATATAATAGtaaaaaaagaattataaaatgtCAACTTGGTGATAATATAGTTTGATTGGTGATCTTTCATCGTTTAAACAGCATTATTATTAGATTCTGTCTAAGTAGGAACAACTATTGTGACTTAGATGAGGGTAGCGCGTGAATTCTGACTCAAACGCGTAGTCATGTCTTATAAATAGACTCTTTATACCAACCCCAGTGAGAATGATTTGTTGAGCACAAAACAGCACTTTCCCCCGATtcaacaaaagaagaagaatggatCTGATAGACAAGGCGAAGAATTTTGTGACGGAGAAGATAGCGAACATGGAGAAACCGGAGGCAAGCATCACCGatgtggatctgaagaagatcgGTCTCGGTGGCCTTACCTTTCACGCTAAAGTCGCCGTTAAGAATCCTTACTCTGTTCCTATTCCTATCATGGAGATTGATTATGTCCTCAAAAGCGCCTCCAGGTTAGTTCTACTTTCCCCCCAACTCCATTCCCTCTTCCTATTTCTCTCTCCACTTTTCAATTACCTAAATTACCTTACCATATGTACCTAATTTCTGCATAGTTTATGTAGGCTCTGGCTTTGTCTCCAGCCAATTAGATTTTTAGATTCACAGTGGCGGATTTCTACAAATAGAGTTAGATATACATTTTAGAACGATTGAAAACACACTAATGTTTAAATTCTCGATCCGCatcatattaattttttttttctttgactgGAATGGACCATGAATAGAGGAAAACAAAATGTGTGACTAAATCTTTGGTAAGGTTGAGAGATGGGAGGGTGAATGTTCGGTAAGATTGGTAGTTGGAACATGGGATGAAGTCAATATTAGGAAAACTTTAAAAGATCATAATTGACTTTTTCTTTCAACAGTTCACTGCTTCTCCCACTATTTGCGAACATGTTCTCTCCCAAAAAGAAAAGTTAGAATTAAAGAGAATATGTTCATTGATTGATATAGGTAGAAATTGATATAGATGATTCATATAGTTAGACAACTAGTTTCGAATTGAGTCGCGATTCATTGATTGATGTAAGTAATTTAGTCGAAGATACTTCTACTAAATTCTGATTTGTATTATTTAATTGACGATGGAACACAGGGTAATAGCATCAGGAAGAATTCCAGACCCAGGGAATATAAAGGCAAATGACTCGACCATGTTAGATGTGCCAGTGCAGGTTCCACACAGTGTGTTATTGAGCTTGGTTAAGGACGTTGGTGGAGATTGGGACCTTGACTATACACTCGAATTAGGTCTCATCATTGACCTTCCTGTCATTGGCAATTTCACCATTCCTCTCTCTTATAGTGGCGAGTATAAGCTTCCTACCTTGTCCGATTTATGGAAGGGTActgggaaagaagaagaagagaaagaagagacTGAAAAGGTTAGAGAGATATGAAGTACCATTTTAGCTATGTAATAACTATGGCTTCTATTTGCCATTTTTAATTCAATTGTTCAACATAGAAGATTGTACCTTGTTTCTTCTGGAGGGTACAAAGTTTCCAGCTATACATTATGCATCTTCTAATTACATGAATTTGAGTTTTGATCTTTTTCATAGATGTATCAATTTTTGCCAATTAAATTACCTTGCCAAACATGAATTTGTCACTCAGATATCGCATATACCCCGCTATGGTGAGATCAAGAGAACAAGTTAACCCTCTTTAGAGAGATGAATTCACAATTTTTAGGTTAGTAATAACTGGTTGGCGAAGTTGGTCATAGGCAGGCCGAATGAAAGTTTGCGTACATACATTTTATCAGCTCTAACCTCTGCCCTTTCTCAATTtcaaatactcattttgttaTGGGTcgatttagagcccgtttggatggcttaaaaaaaagtgatttttcaGCATAAGtaacttttaagccaaaaaacAAACAATACGTTGGGGTTGACCATCTTCTTGCTTTTGGCttgtttaaataatttttaacttattttaagtaCTTTTTGACTTTGCCAAATACTGAAAAAAACTTAAAAACTGATATAACCAgcttaaaagccaatccaaacacccacTCTCACAATTAACACAAGGGGTAGGGATTTGCCGACCTTGATTATTTTGGCTTTTGGGCTGGTGCCATTATTTTGAATTTACGATATATGGAAGATGCTTTGAATTATTCCTGCTTATAAAGAACGCGACCACTAAAAAGTTGTGCTAACTTTTAGGGGAGTGATCAAATAGACCGTGGACCTCCAAaaactttgtttcttttaatcCCTGCCGAATTTACTTTCTTTGTCACAAAAATTCTTCTTAGGAGACG
It encodes the following:
- the LOC107818007 gene encoding desiccation protectant protein Lea14 homolog, with amino-acid sequence MDLIDKAKNFVTEKIANMEKPEASITDVDLKKIGLGGLTFHAKVAVKNPYSVPIPIMEIDYVLKSASRVIASGRIPDPGNIKANDSTMLDVPVQVPHSVLLSLVKDVGGDWDLDYTLELGLIIDLPVIGNFTIPLSYSGEYKLPTLSDLWKGTGKEEEEKEETEKVREI